A DNA window from Pleurodeles waltl isolate 20211129_DDA chromosome 12, aPleWal1.hap1.20221129, whole genome shotgun sequence contains the following coding sequences:
- the LOC138268141 gene encoding mas-related G-protein coupled receptor member H-like — MPLYESPSEMQEYWDDLNGTEREYTPQNSLITAPFYGVFFISWFGLVGNGTVLWYLWVRISRTPFTTYVLNLAIADFMFLLFFIVTVILLWLLPTHRLIVISLPIYIMTATLTFGYQTSQFLLTTISVERCLSVVYPIWYRCHRPRNQSALVCIVLWVYCCTSAVTEALLFLTDGFCIEFYIFQAVLYFCILTPVMLLSNLFLLNSICKKSQRRRHARPYVLILSTVFAFLSLSLPFFITSYLVVFGFLTVPPIYIIPAVYSICINSGINPILYVLVGSLRRKGSKATIRQALQKAFQEDSELPQNEDGAFPQQQCLTMRSPL; from the coding sequence ATGCCACTTTACGAAAGTCCTTCTGAAATGCAGGAATACTGGGATGACCTCAATGGCACCGAGagagaatacactcctcaaaattCATTAATAACAGCTCCTTTCTACGGCGTCTTCTTCATTTCTTGGTTTGGCCTGGTTGGGAATGGAACTGTTCTCTGGTACCTCTGGGTTCGAATCTCCAGAACACCCTTTACCACATATGTTTTAAACCTGGCCATTGCTGATTTTATGTTTCTTCTCTTCTTTATCGTCACTGTGATCCTGCTCTGGCTGTTGCCTACACACAGATTAATAGTGATATCTCTTCCCATTTACATCATGACTGCTACACTTACATTTGGGTATCAGACCAGCCAGTTCCTCCTCACCACCATCAGTGTGGAGAGATGCCTCTCTGTTGTTTACCCAATATGGTATCGATGTCACCGTCCCAGGAACCAGTCTGCCCTTGTGTGCATCGTTCTATGGGTCTATTGCTGTACGTCAGCTGTAACAGAGGCTTTGCTTTTTTTGACAGATGGATTCTGTATAGAATTTTACATATTCCAGGCAGTTTTATACTTCTGTATTTTAACACCTGTGATGCTTCTGTCCAATCTGTTCCTGCTCAACAGCATTTGCAAGAAGTCACAGAGACGTCGCCATGCGAGGCCCTATGTCCTCATCCTTTCCACTGTCTTTgcatttctttctctctccctgccATTCTTTATAACTAGTTATCTTGTTGTCTTTGGGTTTCTCACTGTGCCACCTATATATATTATACCTGCCGTCTACAGCATCTGCATTAACAGTGGCATCAACCCTATCCTATACGTTCTAGTGGGTAGCCTCCGGCGGAAGGGAAGCAAGGCCACCATAAGGCAGGCCCTTCAGAAGGCTTTTCAAGAAGATTCTGAATTACCGCAGAATGAAGATGGAGCCTTTCCTCAACAACAGTGTCTCACAATGCGCTCTCCACTTTAG